A stretch of Maridesulfovibrio zosterae DSM 11974 DNA encodes these proteins:
- a CDS encoding LPS-assembly protein LptD, with protein sequence MKSRFTILVVLLLLCLPCAVMAQEQLKVPMTNSQGEVQKGEEWKFSADKLVVENDSEYLQAYGNVTLRSGDNYIKADFARFYQATKWIYLRGNVKAQVKGDFYDAAEAEFDLNNMVGWLKKGRVFVAKPHVYFEGDFIEKHNGATYSFKDVKVTACSGENPLWSFESGEGDITINGYARLWHSKFNVKGVPVMYTPYMELPVARERQSGLLTPEVGHTTRLGGKINIPYYWAINKEMDLTVYGEYLSKRGFRPGVDFRHAEDANSKGEWRADWLYDGKTYDNTADADNAFQGDGLIRPNSNRWWVRSKYNGYLASPEWQTIFDLDLVSDQDYLREYRTGLNGYDASREGFIDQFGRDINTVDDTTRTSTALVARSWNNYSVSALAQYNENLLYRNGNNPSSEDPTLQKLPQVNAYAFKNKLFGTPLEWQGEFQGDYFWREYGTTGGRFDIRPELSLPVSAAGITFIPRAGIRATSYLVDSFQNASADMSRDSTQTRFLADAGMSAVTDFYRVFDLGGAPALTKENVGKSSWTRLKHNMIPRLEYSWVQDDSEEQKELPYFDSRDRITEQNDIVFSLTNVFDRNKGTVALDSEGNPFMESSYLEFLRVRLEEGYDIDEENRSVELNYERRPFSDFMAEFIVTPYDYVNLSSRTWISPYLGDVTEHENILKLFHDSYGEILFGYDYLSKIDEYKRQQDSDMQIVKYGLKAKLPWGMQVGGTFRADLNAGKDLEKTGSLGWNHQCFFLEFVASKTTVDERYSVNFNLFDMGLF encoded by the coding sequence TTGAAATCAAGGTTTACCATACTCGTAGTTTTACTCCTCCTTTGTCTGCCGTGTGCTGTAATGGCTCAGGAACAGCTCAAAGTACCCATGACTAATAGTCAGGGCGAGGTTCAGAAGGGGGAGGAGTGGAAATTTTCTGCGGATAAGCTGGTCGTTGAAAACGACAGCGAATACCTGCAGGCTTATGGTAATGTTACTTTGCGTAGTGGTGATAACTACATCAAAGCTGATTTTGCCCGTTTTTACCAGGCTACGAAATGGATTTACTTGCGTGGTAATGTAAAAGCGCAGGTAAAAGGCGATTTTTACGACGCGGCTGAAGCTGAATTTGACCTTAATAATATGGTCGGTTGGCTGAAAAAAGGCCGCGTTTTTGTTGCCAAGCCACATGTATATTTTGAAGGTGATTTCATTGAAAAACACAATGGAGCAACTTACAGCTTCAAGGATGTAAAAGTTACAGCCTGTAGTGGTGAAAACCCTTTATGGTCATTTGAATCCGGTGAGGGTGACATCACCATTAACGGATATGCGCGTCTTTGGCATTCAAAGTTCAATGTCAAGGGTGTGCCTGTAATGTATACTCCTTATATGGAGCTTCCTGTTGCACGTGAAAGGCAGTCAGGTCTTCTGACTCCTGAAGTTGGTCATACCACTAGATTAGGTGGCAAGATAAATATCCCTTATTACTGGGCTATCAATAAAGAGATGGACCTTACTGTGTACGGTGAGTATTTGTCCAAGCGCGGTTTTAGGCCTGGAGTTGATTTCCGTCATGCGGAAGACGCAAACTCTAAAGGAGAATGGCGCGCTGACTGGCTGTATGATGGGAAGACATATGATAATACTGCCGATGCTGATAATGCTTTTCAAGGTGACGGGCTGATCAGACCCAACAGCAACAGATGGTGGGTCCGGTCTAAGTACAACGGCTATCTTGCGTCACCTGAGTGGCAGACTATATTTGACCTTGATTTGGTTTCTGATCAGGATTATTTGCGTGAATATCGTACCGGACTTAATGGCTATGATGCTTCTCGTGAAGGATTTATAGATCAGTTCGGCCGCGATATTAATACTGTTGATGATACGACAAGAACTAGTACTGCTCTTGTCGCAAGAAGCTGGAATAATTACTCTGTCTCCGCTTTAGCGCAGTACAATGAGAATTTGTTGTATCGTAACGGAAATAACCCTTCTTCTGAAGATCCTACTTTACAAAAACTTCCGCAGGTTAATGCATACGCATTTAAGAATAAACTTTTCGGGACTCCCCTAGAATGGCAGGGAGAGTTTCAAGGTGATTATTTCTGGCGTGAGTATGGCACTACCGGTGGGCGTTTCGATATTCGTCCTGAATTGAGTCTGCCTGTCAGTGCTGCTGGAATTACTTTCATCCCACGTGCTGGAATCAGGGCAACTTCTTATCTTGTTGATTCATTTCAGAATGCAAGTGCTGACATGAGTCGTGATTCAACTCAAACCCGGTTTCTTGCTGACGCAGGCATGAGCGCGGTTACAGATTTTTATAGGGTATTTGATCTGGGCGGAGCTCCTGCACTGACTAAAGAGAATGTCGGGAAGAGCAGCTGGACACGCTTGAAACATAATATGATTCCAAGATTGGAATATTCGTGGGTTCAGGATGATTCCGAAGAGCAGAAAGAACTTCCATATTTTGATTCCCGTGACCGTATTACTGAGCAAAATGACATTGTTTTCTCACTTACAAACGTATTCGACCGAAATAAAGGGACTGTAGCACTTGATTCTGAGGGTAATCCGTTTATGGAAAGCAGTTATCTGGAGTTTCTAAGAGTCCGTCTGGAAGAGGGCTACGACATAGACGAAGAGAATCGTTCTGTTGAACTTAATTATGAGCGTAGGCCGTTCTCTGATTTTATGGCAGAATTCATAGTTACTCCATATGATTATGTGAACCTTTCCTCTCGTACGTGGATTTCTCCATATCTCGGTGATGTGACTGAACATGAGAATATTTTGAAATTATTCCATGACTCGTATGGCGAAATCCTGTTTGGTTATGATTATTTAAGCAAAATTGATGAGTATAAACGCCAGCAGGATTCAGACATGCAGATTGTCAAATATGGTTTGAAAGCCAAACTACCTTGGGGAATGCAGGTAGGTGGAACATTTCGTGCAGATCTTAATGCAGGAAAAGATCTTGAGAAAACAGGTTCTCTTGGATGGAACCATCAGTGCTTTTTCCTTGAATTTGTCGCTTCTAAGACAACTGTTGATGAACGCTACAGCGTGAATTTTAATCTTTTTGATATGGGCCTTTTTTAA
- a CDS encoding diguanylate cyclase: MLKSDREWFSGIAIVCLAVIITGILVGELLIRHDAEKEHSLISDHLLNSGSLIAQDIQRNITHGIYATQTLETLLRINNFNTSDFDEWASQLVGADSGVSTVQLAPGGVVSSIYPLKGNEAAIGHDLLKDKRRNDGALKALVKKEITFVGPLKLIQNGKYAVIARKPVFRNDNGIDKFWGFSIALLLVNDILPSQLHLLEKQHILARIEGDDPDAADNPVFYQSKGWGGKDTVTMNIKVPNGDWILRLKQGETHDKYYNAVRAVLLAISLGIAIYIYIQQYSIRLKQKEILLLNKRLLEISSIDELTGVRNRRAGMQLLEYEIEKAKRYGKWLTIAMIDLDYFKQVNDEYGHLVGDDLLCHLADHLKMSIRKSDTVFRLGGDEFMIIFPQTCLSDCAVAVKNLGKNLKESPFKSGKTILPLQFSIGLAGYEADESLKSLLSRVDKKLYEAKEAGRDTVRY, encoded by the coding sequence ATGTTGAAAAGTGACCGTGAGTGGTTTTCAGGTATAGCAATCGTATGCCTGGCTGTCATAATTACAGGCATCTTAGTTGGTGAATTGTTAATTCGTCATGATGCTGAAAAAGAGCATTCGCTCATTAGCGACCACCTTCTAAATAGTGGGTCTCTCATTGCGCAGGATATTCAGCGCAATATTACTCACGGAATTTATGCAACTCAAACATTGGAAACATTGCTAAGAATAAATAATTTCAACACTTCAGACTTTGATGAATGGGCAAGTCAGCTTGTTGGAGCTGACTCCGGAGTCAGCACTGTCCAGCTTGCTCCAGGAGGAGTCGTTTCATCTATTTACCCTTTAAAAGGTAATGAAGCTGCTATAGGCCATGATTTACTGAAAGATAAAAGGCGAAATGATGGTGCACTGAAGGCTTTGGTTAAGAAAGAAATTACTTTTGTCGGACCTTTAAAACTTATTCAGAATGGTAAATATGCTGTAATTGCGAGAAAACCTGTTTTTCGTAATGATAATGGGATTGATAAATTTTGGGGATTTAGCATTGCTTTGCTCTTAGTCAATGACATCTTACCTTCGCAGCTTCATTTGCTTGAAAAACAGCATATCCTTGCAAGGATTGAGGGGGATGATCCTGATGCCGCAGATAATCCTGTCTTTTACCAGTCTAAAGGGTGGGGTGGCAAAGATACAGTTACCATGAATATAAAAGTACCGAATGGAGACTGGATACTCCGGTTAAAGCAGGGTGAAACACATGATAAATATTACAATGCAGTGCGAGCCGTTCTTTTAGCTATTTCTCTTGGAATTGCTATCTATATTTATATTCAACAATATTCTATTCGACTTAAGCAGAAAGAAATTCTGCTCCTTAATAAAAGACTGTTAGAGATTTCATCAATTGACGAACTCACCGGTGTTAGAAATCGCAGAGCGGGGATGCAGCTGCTGGAATATGAGATTGAGAAAGCTAAAAGATATGGAAAATGGTTAACTATAGCAATGATCGATCTTGATTATTTCAAACAGGTTAATGATGAATATGGGCACCTTGTAGGTGATGATCTGTTATGCCATTTGGCGGATCATCTTAAAATGTCGATTAGAAAAAGTGATACAGTTTTTAGGCTTGGCGGTGATGAGTTTATGATAATTTTTCCGCAAACATGTTTAAGTGATTGTGCTGTAGCTGTAAAAAATCTAGGGAAGAACTTGAAGGAAAGTCCTTTTAAATCTGGAAAAACAATTCTTCCGCTTCAATTTTCGATAGGACTGGCCGGGTATGAAGCAGATGAATCACTGAAATCACTTTTGAGTAGAGTTGATAAAAAACTTTATGAAGCAAAAGAAGCCGGTCGAGACACTGTTCGCTATTAA
- the mutL gene encoding DNA mismatch repair endonuclease MutL translates to MTNSKIHVLPAALRNQIAAGEVVERPSSVVKELVENSIDAGSTQVDVTIERGGQGLICVRDNGAGIAPDELKLAVTRHATSKIANVDDLSAITSFGFRGEALPSIGSVSRFKMTSCQKGASEGWFISVEGGEVIDEGPAVIPGGTSVEVRDLFFSVPARLKFLKTESTEARRCNQTLFKISLANLNAGLSFISNGKEQFRLPPGQSLPERLAAFWPRNICDSLLDFSHEAGEMKVYGCAGIPAAAQGRGDRIVMFVNGRPVQDKLLLSAVRGAYKGRLISREYPQAVLFLELPPHLVDVNVHPAKMEVRFQDERPVFSVIRNGIAQALSRYELGIVDGDAHVQEQMFSEHRAVAKETVTPSRASLPIEPAAKFSSWNEFKNTDFTTLDNGPEQHASSVNAAFGSISDTTDSDFTAPLSGNGFESDIIREESSNYRTESKPPDAESSINIQKSSHAVLRVPGSGIEYLGQVADTYLILKLPNGSLGLLDQHAAHERVIYHNMRNQRTKGDSRLLAIPVELTLHSSEVHRLQELWEELQSAGFVLELEGGQNLFMRGIPPGLETGEAREYLRAALDGQAKTLDDLWIMLSCKSAIKANQPLAVDEALALLEIWVQCPQREYCPHGRPVLVSWSSLDMEKLFKRK, encoded by the coding sequence ATGACTAATTCTAAGATTCATGTACTCCCCGCAGCGTTACGCAACCAGATTGCTGCCGGTGAAGTGGTTGAGCGTCCTTCAAGCGTTGTTAAAGAGCTTGTGGAAAATTCTATTGATGCTGGAAGTACACAGGTTGATGTTACTATTGAGCGCGGAGGGCAAGGGCTGATTTGCGTGCGTGATAATGGTGCTGGAATAGCTCCTGATGAACTAAAATTAGCTGTAACCAGACATGCAACCAGTAAAATTGCGAATGTTGATGATCTTTCGGCAATCACAAGTTTTGGTTTCAGAGGTGAAGCATTACCGAGTATTGGTTCCGTTTCCCGTTTTAAAATGACTTCCTGCCAGAAAGGGGCATCTGAGGGCTGGTTTATATCAGTTGAGGGGGGCGAAGTTATTGATGAAGGGCCTGCTGTCATCCCCGGAGGAACATCCGTAGAAGTGCGCGATCTTTTTTTTAGTGTACCGGCTCGCCTTAAATTTCTTAAAACTGAGTCAACTGAGGCTCGGCGGTGTAATCAGACTCTTTTTAAAATCAGCCTTGCCAATTTAAATGCGGGATTATCTTTTATTTCTAATGGTAAAGAACAATTCAGATTACCTCCCGGACAGTCCTTGCCAGAGCGGCTTGCAGCTTTTTGGCCGCGTAATATTTGTGATTCGCTTTTGGACTTTTCACATGAAGCTGGGGAAATGAAAGTTTATGGATGTGCTGGTATTCCTGCCGCAGCGCAGGGGCGCGGTGACCGGATAGTCATGTTTGTGAATGGTCGTCCTGTTCAGGATAAACTTTTGCTGAGCGCCGTCAGGGGAGCGTATAAGGGCCGCCTTATTTCTCGTGAATATCCTCAGGCTGTGCTTTTTTTGGAATTGCCGCCGCATTTAGTTGATGTCAACGTACATCCTGCAAAAATGGAAGTACGCTTTCAGGATGAGCGGCCTGTTTTTAGCGTGATACGTAATGGTATTGCTCAGGCTTTGTCACGTTATGAGCTTGGTATCGTTGATGGTGATGCACATGTTCAGGAGCAGATGTTCTCTGAACATCGCGCGGTAGCTAAAGAAACAGTGACTCCTTCCAGAGCATCTCTGCCAATTGAGCCCGCAGCTAAATTTTCAAGCTGGAATGAGTTTAAGAATACCGATTTCACAACCCTTGATAATGGACCCGAACAGCATGCTTCATCAGTTAATGCTGCTTTTGGTTCTATTTCTGACACAACTGATTCAGATTTTACAGCTCCTTTATCAGGAAATGGATTTGAATCTGATATTATACGGGAAGAGTCCAGTAATTATAGAACAGAAAGTAAGCCTCCAGATGCTGAATCTTCTATAAATATTCAGAAAAGTAGTCATGCCGTGCTGCGTGTGCCTGGGTCCGGCATTGAATATCTAGGCCAAGTTGCTGATACTTACCTGATTTTAAAACTTCCTAATGGTTCGTTAGGTCTGCTGGACCAGCATGCTGCTCATGAAAGAGTTATTTATCACAACATGCGTAACCAGAGGACTAAAGGAGATTCGCGCCTTCTTGCTATTCCTGTAGAGCTTACTTTGCATTCCAGTGAGGTTCATAGGTTGCAGGAACTGTGGGAGGAGTTGCAATCGGCTGGTTTTGTGCTTGAACTTGAAGGTGGGCAGAACCTTTTTATGCGTGGAATTCCTCCCGGACTTGAAACTGGAGAGGCAAGAGAGTACTTAAGAGCTGCTTTGGATGGACAGGCCAAAACCCTCGATGATCTCTGGATTATGCTTTCATGTAAATCTGCAATTAAAGCCAATCAGCCATTAGCCGTTGATGAGGCTCTTGCTCTACTGGAAATATGGGTGCAATGCCCACAGCGCGAATATTGTCCTCATGGTCGACCTGTGCTGGTCAGTTGGTCCTCATTGGATATGGAAAAACTTTTTAAGCGCAAGTAG
- the alr gene encoding alanine racemase has product MTIGYNTIDVQIDLDAIRHNYRVLCEKGSNVYGVVKADAYGHGLLEVARALEEEGANTFAVGAVDEALTLRKSGCDNRIISLLGPLNEADCFNASQFNIIPFIGEFEQLDMLSRVVSAQGKKVDICLKFDTGMSRLGFSIDEIEKLLLWLKANPQINPVLASSHLATSDDPAYEDYVSAQAEVFSSILEKVRSAGYTVEASLANSAGILVHDKVHYDAQRGGVALYGVNPLLGTKWSSLGDRFKPAMQVSTKIAAVRDLKKGQAISYGCTCHAERDMKVAIVCAGYADGYSRHLSNTGQVCINGRRAQILGRVCMQLCIVDVTDIPDVHFSDRAYLLGGEGEGKISPDDLAGWWGTITYEVFCLLGFNPKMFK; this is encoded by the coding sequence ATGACAATCGGATACAATACTATTGACGTTCAAATTGATTTGGATGCGATCAGGCACAACTATCGTGTGCTTTGTGAAAAAGGCAGTAACGTCTATGGAGTCGTTAAGGCTGATGCTTATGGGCACGGTCTTTTAGAAGTTGCACGCGCTCTTGAAGAGGAGGGGGCGAATACATTTGCAGTCGGTGCAGTCGATGAGGCTCTGACACTGCGCAAAAGTGGTTGTGATAACCGCATAATATCTCTGCTGGGTCCTCTTAATGAAGCTGATTGCTTTAATGCGTCTCAGTTTAATATAATTCCCTTCATTGGAGAGTTTGAGCAGTTAGATATGCTTTCCCGCGTTGTTTCTGCACAGGGAAAGAAAGTTGATATCTGCTTAAAGTTTGATACCGGAATGTCCAGACTCGGGTTCTCAATTGATGAGATTGAAAAACTTTTGTTATGGCTAAAGGCTAACCCTCAAATTAATCCAGTCCTTGCCAGTTCACATCTTGCAACCTCTGATGATCCGGCTTACGAAGACTATGTTTCTGCTCAGGCCGAGGTCTTTTCATCCATTTTAGAAAAGGTTCGTTCTGCTGGATATACAGTTGAAGCTTCTCTAGCTAATTCTGCCGGAATTCTGGTGCATGATAAAGTTCATTATGACGCACAGCGTGGAGGAGTTGCTCTTTATGGAGTTAATCCTCTTCTTGGAACAAAGTGGAGCTCGTTGGGAGACAGATTTAAGCCTGCTATGCAGGTAAGTACTAAAATTGCAGCGGTGCGTGATTTGAAAAAGGGTCAGGCCATCAGTTACGGTTGTACTTGTCACGCTGAACGGGACATGAAAGTTGCAATTGTCTGTGCTGGATATGCTGACGGTTATAGCCGTCATTTGTCTAATACCGGGCAGGTCTGCATAAACGGTAGGCGAGCACAGATTTTGGGACGAGTATGCATGCAATTGTGTATTGTCGATGTGACAGATATTCCTGACGTACACTTTTCTGACCGTGCTTATTTGCTCGGAGGTGAAGGTGAGGGCAAAATCAGTCCTGATGACCTCGCTGGTTGGTGGGGAACAATTACTTATGAAGTTTTTTGTCTTTTGGGTTTCAATCCCAAAATGTTCAAGTAG
- a CDS encoding ABC transporter substrate-binding protein produces MILIKKILVPLLMILIVSFSIACTGDKKSAAPELKVGIVAVTSGELFRKGNYLMTAARYAADKVNKLGGINVGGAIHKVKLISADTGGRSEIAAKVAKRLIEKDKVAAIVGGTSSEVAMAVARVCEKYSVPFITPVAGTIQLTSLKYSFRVSYTNKVQSRALARFVATELHRKSVGVLYSAGAPYSTELASFFKKKYEKIGGKVTAFESYASGARKYKKQLKKILDSGAEILFLPNNTKKIQLQAAQARKMGFKGILLGGDSWDPIDLERNNLFMGSYFADHWVPGLPSNRSKEFEKDFKTKNGVEPTELEALTYDAMMSLFAAVKEVSSINSVAIHDGLISMPPFYGVTGTFDYNNNGDPDKDVIISTIRDGHIAVSNVIPVQ; encoded by the coding sequence ATGATTTTAATTAAAAAGATTCTGGTCCCGCTCTTGATGATTCTTATAGTTTCTTTTTCCATTGCCTGTACTGGTGATAAAAAATCTGCAGCACCGGAACTTAAAGTTGGAATTGTTGCAGTTACAAGTGGTGAGCTGTTCAGGAAGGGGAATTACCTTATGACCGCTGCGCGTTACGCGGCGGATAAAGTGAATAAACTAGGCGGAATTAATGTAGGGGGAGCTATACATAAAGTTAAGCTTATCTCTGCTGACACTGGCGGGCGTTCTGAAATTGCAGCTAAGGTTGCCAAGCGATTGATTGAGAAAGATAAAGTTGCGGCAATTGTCGGAGGGACTAGCAGCGAAGTTGCAATGGCTGTTGCAAGGGTCTGTGAAAAGTATTCCGTGCCATTCATTACTCCTGTAGCAGGAACAATCCAGCTTACCTCATTAAAGTATTCTTTTAGGGTATCATATACCAATAAAGTGCAAAGTCGTGCGCTTGCCAGGTTTGTTGCGACTGAACTCCATAGAAAATCCGTAGGAGTTCTATATTCTGCAGGGGCTCCGTATAGTACTGAGTTAGCGAGTTTTTTTAAAAAAAAATATGAGAAGATAGGTGGAAAGGTGACGGCCTTTGAAAGCTATGCTTCGGGTGCTCGGAAGTACAAAAAACAGCTAAAGAAAATTTTAGATTCCGGAGCAGAGATTTTATTCCTCCCAAATAATACCAAAAAGATACAGCTCCAAGCAGCTCAGGCACGTAAAATGGGGTTTAAGGGAATTCTTCTAGGGGGAGATTCATGGGATCCAATTGATCTTGAGCGTAACAATCTATTCATGGGAAGCTATTTTGCTGATCATTGGGTTCCGGGGCTGCCAAGTAATCGCAGTAAGGAATTTGAAAAAGATTTTAAAACAAAAAACGGTGTTGAACCAACGGAACTTGAAGCTCTTACCTACGATGCGATGATGAGCCTTTTTGCGGCAGTAAAGGAAGTCAGCTCGATTAATTCAGTGGCTATTCACGATGGCTTGATTTCTATGCCTCCATTTTATGGAGTAACAGGAACTTTTGATTATAATAATAACGGTGATCCAGATAAAGATGTTATCATTTCTACTATTCGGGACGGACATATCGCTGTCAGCAATGTAATCCCTGTTCAATAA
- a CDS encoding iron-sulfur cluster carrier protein MrpORP, giving the protein MSDHACGSCSSSGSGCSSQGCSPEDMKLKKTLSRIKHKIVVISGKGGVGKSTVATNIAVALSLAGKQVGLLDVDVHGPSVPRLLSLEDQKPHIGHEIIEPISWSSNLWVMSLGFMLPSKDDPVIWRGPVKIGMIKQFVQDVAWNDLDFLVVDCPPGTGDEPLSALQTLGTDAHAVIVTTPQGVAVDDVRRSVNFCKQVGNPVLGIVENMSGFVCPDCGSIHNIFNTGGGEELAKETGVKFLGRIPLDPEVGRSGDEGYPIVRVNHDSPTGSALNTIIKPMLNLTETLQENNEMPKINDFEAKNGMIRIAVPVAAGKLCMHFGHCEQFALMDIDVATKGIVATHMETPPPHEPGVLPKWIADQGVQLVLAGGMGSRAQSLFTDAGVKVIVGSPAEAPENVAASYLAGTLQTGSNTCDH; this is encoded by the coding sequence ATGAGTGATCATGCTTGCGGAAGCTGTTCTTCCTCCGGTTCAGGTTGTTCTTCTCAGGGCTGTAGCCCCGAGGACATGAAACTGAAAAAAACTCTTTCAAGAATCAAACACAAGATTGTAGTTATTTCCGGTAAAGGCGGCGTAGGTAAAAGTACTGTTGCCACGAATATTGCTGTAGCTCTTTCCCTTGCTGGCAAGCAGGTCGGACTCCTTGACGTAGATGTGCATGGACCAAGTGTTCCACGGCTTCTTAGCCTTGAAGATCAGAAACCACATATCGGTCATGAAATAATTGAGCCAATCTCATGGTCAAGCAACCTTTGGGTTATGTCCCTCGGATTTATGCTGCCAAGCAAAGATGATCCGGTAATCTGGCGCGGTCCTGTTAAAATTGGTATGATTAAACAGTTTGTACAAGACGTTGCTTGGAACGACCTTGACTTCCTCGTTGTTGATTGCCCTCCCGGAACCGGAGACGAACCTCTTTCTGCTCTTCAGACCCTCGGAACCGATGCACATGCTGTTATCGTAACCACTCCACAGGGAGTTGCTGTCGATGATGTACGCCGCTCTGTAAACTTCTGTAAACAGGTAGGTAATCCGGTTTTAGGTATTGTTGAAAACATGAGCGGGTTTGTTTGCCCAGATTGTGGAAGTATCCACAATATTTTTAATACCGGCGGCGGTGAAGAACTTGCTAAAGAGACCGGTGTAAAATTTCTGGGACGTATTCCTCTTGATCCAGAGGTTGGACGTTCCGGCGATGAAGGCTACCCCATTGTCCGTGTTAACCATGACAGTCCCACAGGATCGGCGCTTAACACTATCATTAAACCCATGCTTAATCTCACTGAGACTTTGCAGGAGAACAATGAAATGCCAAAAATTAATGATTTCGAAGCCAAAAACGGTATGATCAGAATTGCAGTACCGGTTGCCGCAGGAAAACTCTGCATGCACTTCGGTCACTGTGAACAGTTTGCACTTATGGATATTGATGTTGCCACGAAAGGTATTGTAGCAACCCATATGGAAACTCCCCCTCCTCATGAACCGGGTGTACTTCCAAAGTGGATTGCTGATCAGGGAGTACAACTTGTACTTGCTGGCGGCATGGGATCAAGAGCGCAGTCTCTGTTCACTGATGCAGGGGTTAAGGTTATTGTCGGTTCTCCTGCTGAAGCACCTGAAAATGTTGCTGCCAGCTATCTTGCAGGCACACTCCAGACAGGTTCTAACACCTGTGATCACTAA
- a CDS encoding NifB/NifX family molybdenum-iron cluster-binding protein: MKIAISCQGNDLNGDIDPRFGRAKGFLICDTETDTQEYVDNTQNLNAAQGAGIQSAQNVAATGATAVITGHVGPKAYTALEKGRIQVCLKEGGTVAQALSDFKDGKLSSASGADKPGHW; this comes from the coding sequence ATGAAAATTGCAATAAGCTGTCAGGGTAATGATCTTAACGGTGATATTGATCCCCGTTTCGGTAGGGCTAAAGGATTTCTAATCTGCGATACAGAAACAGATACCCAAGAATATGTTGATAATACCCAGAATCTTAATGCAGCTCAGGGAGCAGGAATACAATCAGCTCAAAATGTTGCTGCAACGGGTGCAACAGCTGTAATTACAGGACATGTTGGCCCTAAAGCATACACTGCTCTTGAAAAAGGACGCATTCAAGTTTGCCTGAAAGAAGGTGGAACCGTGGCACAAGCTCTTTCTGATTTTAAAGACGGAAAACTTAGTTCGGCAAGCGGTGCAGACAAACCAGGTCACTGGTAG
- a CDS encoding NifB/NifX family molybdenum-iron cluster-binding protein, whose protein sequence is MRGFEGRNNNSKLLCLACFENRLASVFDNASELKLFRVEDNKICPAGYLSLPSEDPKDRTSAITTCGATFLICGAICGCTRNDLEQAGVKVIPWIRGMVDEILEAYSQNCLENYMMPGCGGRVGTSGKCRQDGRGFKNKRAGRGAGRMVGATLNSGPRRD, encoded by the coding sequence ATGAGAGGATTCGAAGGACGCAATAATAATTCAAAGCTACTTTGTTTAGCATGTTTTGAGAACAGGCTTGCCTCAGTATTTGACAATGCTTCGGAACTGAAACTGTTTCGAGTTGAAGACAATAAAATTTGCCCCGCAGGTTACCTATCCCTTCCCTCAGAAGACCCAAAGGACAGGACATCCGCCATAACAACCTGCGGGGCAACGTTTTTAATATGCGGCGCCATATGCGGCTGTACCAGAAATGATCTGGAGCAGGCTGGCGTAAAAGTCATCCCATGGATAAGAGGGATGGTTGATGAAATTCTTGAAGCATACAGCCAGAACTGTCTGGAAAACTATATGATGCCTGGTTGCGGCGGTAGAGTCGGAACGTCAGGAAAATGCAGACAGGATGGCAGAGGCTTCAAAAATAAGAGAGCCGGACGAGGCGCAGGCCGAATGGTCGGTGCGACTTTAAATTCCGGACCAAGGAGAGATTAA